The Streptomyces sp. NBC_01197 genome window below encodes:
- a CDS encoding AurF N-oxygenase family protein, protein MTTATEREVLRDALGLLRDREQVAERLLESSAKHSFDPDKELDWVAPVEDGKWFWPPELVSLYDTPLWRKMSEDQRMDLARHEAASLASLGIWFEIILMQLLVRHIYDKSVTSNHVRYALTEIADECRHSMMFARMIEKGGAPSYPVPRMYHNLARVLKTVSTTPGSFAATLLGEEILDYMQRLTFPDERVQTLVRGVTRIHVVEEARHVRYAREELRRQMVTAPRWEQHFTRLSCGEAARVFSTCFINPQVYTNTGLDRREAVAQVKASGHRAEVMQSGAKRLTDFLDDIGVLRGAGRRLWVSSGLLAK, encoded by the coding sequence ATGACGACAGCGACCGAACGCGAAGTGCTCCGTGACGCCCTCGGCCTGCTCAGGGACCGCGAACAAGTAGCCGAGCGCCTCCTCGAATCGTCCGCCAAGCACTCCTTCGACCCGGACAAGGAACTGGACTGGGTGGCCCCCGTCGAGGACGGCAAGTGGTTCTGGCCGCCCGAGCTCGTATCGCTCTACGACACCCCGCTCTGGCGGAAGATGTCCGAGGACCAGCGGATGGATCTCGCCCGGCACGAAGCGGCCTCGCTCGCCTCGCTCGGCATCTGGTTCGAGATCATCCTGATGCAGCTGCTCGTCCGGCACATCTACGACAAGTCGGTGACCAGCAATCATGTGCGTTACGCGCTCACCGAGATAGCCGACGAGTGCCGGCACTCGATGATGTTCGCCAGGATGATCGAGAAGGGCGGGGCACCGTCGTACCCGGTCCCGCGGATGTACCACAACCTGGCACGGGTACTGAAGACCGTCTCGACCACCCCGGGCTCCTTCGCCGCGACCCTGCTGGGCGAGGAGATCCTCGACTACATGCAGCGGCTGACCTTCCCGGACGAGCGCGTCCAGACCCTGGTCCGCGGGGTGACCCGGATCCATGTGGTCGAGGAGGCACGCCATGTCCGGTACGCGCGTGAGGAGTTGCGCCGCCAGATGGTCACGGCGCCACGCTGGGAGCAGCACTTCACGAGGCTCAGCTGCGGTGAGGCGGCGCGGGTCTTCTCCACCTGCTTCATCAACCCCCAGGTGTACACGAACACCGGCCTGGACCGCCGCGAGGCCGTCGCCCAGGTCAAGGCGAGCGGCCACCGCGCGGAGGTCATGCAGAGCGGCGCCAAGCGCCTGACGGACTTCCTGGACGACATCGGCGTACTGCGGGGGGCCGGCCGCAGGCTGTGGGTGAGCTCGGGGCTGCTGGCGAAGTAG
- a CDS encoding SpoIIE family protein phosphatase: MQVFGMQVVLIVLLVAAAAVVLVLQSRTDSVNAARNRSLAAAEGFAHAPGLPQALRSRDPTAALEPLAEAARKGAGVDFVTVMSTRGIRYTDPQRALIGKRSSGDLSKAVAGHAFTEIFSGAPSDAVRAVAPVPDGHGRVVGLVAAGIEINNVTDLVNRRLPLFLGTTAAALAVATVGAALVSRRLGRQTHGLGPAEMTRMYEHNDAVLHAVREGVLIIGSEGQVLLANDEARRLLSLPPDAELGRITDLGLAPATERLLTRGEPVTDAVHLTGDRLLAVNLRLTPTRAGLGSSVVTLRDTTELRALTGRAEVARERLQLLYDASGRVGTSLDAVRTAEELAEVAVPRFADFVTVDLTEPVLSGGEPGGAFTSMRRAAVRGVRDSGALDPAGTRIEVEPGTPLAQYLASGEATLEADLPGTSDWREQDPAGGLRAVEEGFGSLIRMPLTARGVVLGLVSFWRTLEREPYEEDDLSFAEELALRAALSVDNARRFTREHTTAVTLQQSLLPHDLPENRALDVAHRYVPARTGVGGDWFDVIPLPGARVALVIGDVVGHGLHAAVTMGRLRTAVHNFSSLDLSPDEILGHLNDLVLTMDEGKSSLGDGTGVTGATCMYAVYESVSGRCTVASAGHLGPALVDPDGTARFPGVPVGPPLGTANLPFETAVLDLAAGTSLVLYTDGLVEERGRDIDVGLELLRTTLEEQAGRDTEPQEMCRSVFDALSPSHREDDAALLVARTRLLDPASVADWELDADPAAVATVRSQAARRLGEWGLDEIAFNTELILSELLTNAVRYGTAPIRVRLLHSETLTCEVADSSSTSPHLKRAAAMDEGGRGLYLVAQFAERWGTRYPPHGKIIWAEQLLTGPPAQPQQWSVDLDDLDDLDDLEGPGGPGGAGP; encoded by the coding sequence ATGCAGGTGTTCGGTATGCAGGTGGTGCTGATCGTTCTGCTGGTCGCAGCGGCCGCGGTGGTGCTGGTGCTGCAGTCCAGGACCGACAGCGTGAACGCGGCGCGGAACCGCTCACTGGCCGCGGCCGAGGGGTTCGCCCACGCTCCCGGGCTGCCCCAGGCGCTGCGCTCACGCGATCCGACGGCCGCGCTGGAGCCGCTGGCGGAGGCCGCCCGCAAAGGGGCCGGGGTCGACTTCGTCACCGTGATGAGCACCCGGGGGATCCGCTACACGGACCCTCAGCGCGCCCTGATCGGCAAGCGGTCCTCAGGTGATCTGAGCAAGGCCGTGGCGGGGCACGCCTTCACCGAGATCTTCTCCGGGGCGCCGTCCGACGCCGTGCGTGCCGTCGCCCCCGTGCCCGACGGCCACGGCCGGGTCGTCGGCCTGGTCGCGGCCGGAATCGAGATCAACAATGTGACGGACCTGGTCAACCGGAGGCTGCCGCTCTTCCTCGGTACCACCGCGGCCGCCCTCGCCGTGGCCACCGTCGGGGCGGCTCTGGTCAGCCGCCGGCTCGGCCGCCAGACACACGGTCTGGGCCCCGCCGAGATGACCCGGATGTACGAGCACAACGACGCCGTTCTGCACGCGGTGCGCGAGGGCGTGCTCATCATCGGCAGCGAGGGGCAGGTCCTGCTGGCGAACGACGAGGCGCGCCGGCTGCTCTCCCTGCCGCCCGATGCCGAGCTCGGCCGGATCACGGACCTCGGGCTCGCCCCTGCCACGGAGCGGCTGCTGACCAGGGGCGAGCCGGTGACCGACGCCGTGCACCTCACCGGGGACCGGCTGCTTGCGGTCAACCTGCGGCTCACCCCGACCCGGGCCGGGCTCGGCAGCTCGGTGGTGACCCTGCGGGACACCACCGAGCTGCGCGCCCTGACCGGCCGCGCGGAAGTGGCCAGGGAGCGGCTGCAGTTGCTGTACGACGCGAGCGGGCGGGTGGGCACCTCGCTGGACGCGGTACGGACGGCCGAGGAACTGGCGGAAGTGGCCGTGCCGCGGTTCGCCGACTTCGTCACGGTGGACCTGACGGAGCCGGTGCTGTCCGGCGGGGAGCCGGGCGGCGCCTTCACCTCGATGCGGCGGGCCGCCGTACGGGGTGTCCGCGACAGCGGTGCGCTGGACCCGGCCGGCACCCGGATCGAGGTGGAGCCCGGAACCCCGCTGGCGCAGTACCTGGCCTCCGGTGAGGCCACTCTGGAGGCCGATCTCCCCGGTACGTCCGACTGGCGGGAGCAGGACCCGGCCGGCGGTCTGCGCGCGGTCGAAGAGGGGTTCGGCTCCCTGATCCGGATGCCGCTCACGGCGCGCGGGGTGGTACTGGGGCTGGTGAGCTTCTGGCGGACCCTGGAGCGTGAACCGTACGAGGAGGACGACCTCTCCTTCGCCGAGGAGCTGGCCCTGCGGGCGGCGCTGAGCGTCGACAACGCCCGCCGGTTCACCCGCGAGCACACCACGGCAGTCACCCTCCAGCAGAGCCTGCTCCCCCACGATCTGCCGGAGAACCGGGCCCTGGACGTGGCCCACCGCTACGTACCGGCGCGGACCGGGGTGGGCGGCGACTGGTTCGACGTCATCCCGCTGCCCGGCGCCCGGGTCGCACTGGTCATCGGCGATGTCGTCGGGCACGGCCTGCACGCCGCCGTGACCATGGGACGGCTCCGGACGGCCGTCCACAACTTCTCCTCCCTCGACCTGTCCCCGGACGAGATCCTGGGCCACCTCAACGACCTGGTCCTCACCATGGACGAGGGGAAGAGTTCGCTGGGTGACGGCACCGGCGTCACCGGGGCCACCTGTATGTACGCGGTGTACGAGTCCGTGTCGGGCCGATGCACGGTGGCGAGCGCCGGCCACCTCGGCCCGGCGCTCGTCGACCCCGACGGAACGGCGCGGTTCCCTGGCGTCCCCGTGGGGCCGCCGCTGGGCACCGCCAATCTGCCCTTCGAGACCGCGGTGCTCGACCTGGCCGCCGGCACCAGCCTGGTGCTCTACACCGACGGCCTGGTGGAGGAGCGCGGCCGGGACATCGATGTGGGCCTGGAACTGCTGCGCACCACCCTGGAGGAACAGGCCGGGCGCGACACGGAGCCGCAGGAGATGTGCCGGAGCGTGTTCGACGCGCTGTCGCCCTCGCACCGGGAGGACGACGCCGCCCTCCTCGTGGCCAGGACCCGGCTGCTCGACCCGGCGTCCGTCGCGGACTGGGAGCTGGACGCCGACCCGGCGGCGGTCGCCACGGTACGGTCCCAGGCGGCCCGCAGGCTCGGCGAATGGGGCCTGGACGAGATCGCGTTCAACACCGAGCTCATCCTGAGCGAACTGCTCACCAACGCGGTCCGCTACGGCACCGCCCCGATCCGGGTGCGGCTGCTCCACAGCGAGACCTTGACCTGCGAGGTCGCCGACAGCAGCAGCACCTCACCGCATCTGAAGCGGGCGGCGGCGATGGACGAGGGCGGGCGCGGGCTCTATCTCGTCGCGCAGTTCGCGGAGCGGTGGGGCACCCGGTACCCGCCGCACGGGAAGATCATCTGGGCCGAACAGCTCCTCACCGGGCCGCCGGCCCAGCCCCAGCAGTGGTCCGTGGATCTGGACGACCTCGACGACCTGGACGACCTGGAGGGTCCGGGAGGCCCGGGGGGCGCCGGCCCGTGA
- a CDS encoding SMI1/KNR4 family protein: MTRAVEASERVIALVRENEDNMNHADGCDVEVLNAAEREMGLVFPPSYRRLLEEFGTWEIAGKEFFGVYKSPAGGGALLGSVEQTLEARRQVGLPADLMVVMVDDVWAYVVLDTSRGDQDGEYPVFAWNPGLQGRDSMERVGESFGSFALEECQRAMST; this comes from the coding sequence ATGACGCGTGCCGTCGAGGCAAGTGAACGGGTGATCGCGCTGGTGCGGGAGAACGAAGACAATATGAACCATGCCGACGGCTGCGACGTCGAGGTACTGAACGCCGCGGAGCGAGAGATGGGTCTCGTATTCCCTCCGTCCTACCGGCGCCTCCTCGAAGAATTCGGCACCTGGGAAATCGCGGGAAAAGAGTTCTTCGGTGTGTACAAGTCGCCCGCCGGAGGGGGCGCCCTGTTGGGGTCGGTCGAGCAAACCCTGGAGGCTCGTCGTCAAGTCGGGCTGCCAGCCGATCTGATGGTCGTCATGGTCGATGACGTATGGGCATATGTTGTTCTCGACACCTCACGGGGAGACCAGGACGGCGAGTATCCGGTATTCGCCTGGAACCCTGGCCTCCAGGGGCGCGACAGCATGGAGAGGGTCGGAGAAAGCTTCGGTTCCTTCGCGCTGGAAGAGTGTCAGCGAGCCATGAGTACATAG
- a CDS encoding HNH/ENDO VII family nuclease — protein MVTSVVALAVLGGLTVRPDLLDLGRGAESASDSYDWYEDTAAEKLRQDQCLMGDVLRLGGPSMAKTAQGGLNQAPDQLRVLADRQYWQKTPLATAYTADRDAAGKDLKRMQQGLAPMGPDDMPLNLHHMLQTQDGPMAEVTKKMHLDENYHQLHWKSGSKIPSGIDRPEFDKWKKLYWKDRAKGFSP, from the coding sequence GTGGTCACGTCCGTGGTGGCCCTTGCCGTTCTCGGTGGCCTGACGGTCCGCCCGGACTTGCTGGATCTCGGACGAGGTGCCGAGTCGGCGAGTGACTCGTACGACTGGTACGAGGACACGGCTGCTGAGAAGTTGCGGCAGGACCAGTGCTTGATGGGCGATGTGCTGCGGCTGGGCGGCCCGTCGATGGCCAAGACGGCGCAGGGTGGCCTCAACCAGGCCCCGGACCAGCTGCGGGTACTGGCTGACCGGCAGTACTGGCAGAAGACTCCGCTCGCCACGGCGTACACGGCGGACCGTGACGCGGCGGGCAAGGATCTCAAGCGGATGCAGCAGGGCCTCGCACCAATGGGCCCAGATGACATGCCCCTGAACCTCCACCACATGCTTCAGACCCAGGACGGACCGATGGCCGAGGTGACAAAGAAGATGCATCTCGACGAGAATTACCATCAGCTCCACTGGAAGTCAGGCAGCAAGATTCCTAGCGGAATCGACCGTCCAGAGTTCGACAAGTGGAAAAAGCTGTATTGGAAAGATAGGGCGAAGGGATTCAGTCCATGA
- a CDS encoding ferritin-like domain-containing protein codes for MSTHELYTKGPAEPNWQIPASGSARFSWEYDEGRDRLLALYQKGKDKQWDGAKRIDWSLEVDPYDPLGTPDEAMTLYGTPHWAKMTDRDRGELRKHYTSWQFSQFLHGEQGAMVCAARIVESAPDMDAKFYSATQTMDEARHAEIYGRFLHEKIGMLYPINDNLQALLGDTLRDSRWDMPYLGMQVLIEGLALAAFGMIRDTTDKPLPKQILAYVMQDEARHVAFGRMALRDYYKQLTDAELREREEFVIEGCYLMRDRLRGVEVLENFGIARKEAEELSEQSEFLTLFRRLLFSRIVPCVKDIGLWGKRLQKAYVDMGVFEMGNSNLDLLMSQDEEIAEQLDRERFAQEEQERVAEVESAIADGA; via the coding sequence ATGTCGACGCATGAGCTCTACACCAAGGGGCCGGCCGAGCCCAACTGGCAGATACCCGCATCGGGTTCGGCCCGGTTCAGCTGGGAGTACGACGAAGGGCGCGACCGCCTCCTCGCCCTGTACCAGAAGGGCAAGGACAAGCAGTGGGACGGCGCGAAGCGCATCGACTGGTCGCTCGAAGTAGACCCGTACGATCCGCTCGGTACGCCCGACGAGGCGATGACCCTGTACGGGACGCCCCACTGGGCGAAGATGACCGACCGCGACCGGGGCGAGTTGCGCAAGCACTACACGTCCTGGCAGTTCAGCCAGTTCCTCCACGGTGAGCAGGGCGCGATGGTGTGCGCGGCCCGGATCGTGGAGTCCGCGCCCGACATGGACGCCAAGTTCTACTCGGCCACCCAGACCATGGACGAGGCCAGGCACGCCGAGATATACGGCCGCTTCCTGCACGAGAAGATCGGGATGCTCTACCCGATCAACGACAATCTCCAGGCCCTGCTCGGCGACACCCTGCGCGACTCCCGCTGGGACATGCCGTACCTGGGGATGCAGGTCCTCATCGAGGGCCTGGCGCTCGCCGCCTTCGGCATGATCCGCGACACCACGGACAAGCCGCTGCCCAAGCAGATCCTGGCGTACGTCATGCAGGACGAGGCCCGCCATGTGGCCTTCGGGCGGATGGCGCTGCGCGACTACTACAAGCAGCTCACCGACGCCGAGCTGCGGGAGCGCGAGGAGTTCGTCATCGAGGGCTGCTACCTGATGCGCGACCGGCTGCGCGGCGTGGAGGTCCTGGAGAACTTCGGCATCGCGCGCAAGGAGGCCGAGGAGCTCTCGGAGCAGTCCGAATTCCTCACGCTCTTCCGGCGGTTGCTCTTCAGCCGGATCGTCCCTTGCGTCAAGGACATCGGTCTCTGGGGCAAGCGGCTGCAGAAGGCGTACGTCGACATGGGCGTCTTCGAGATGGGCAACTCGAACCTGGACCTGCTGATGTCGCAGGACGAGGAGATAGCCGAGCAGCTCGACCGGGAACGGTTCGCGCAGGAGGAGCAGGAGCGGGTCGCCGAGGTGGAGTCGGCGATCGCGGACGGAGCCTGA